From a single Aureibacillus halotolerans genomic region:
- a CDS encoding M24 family metallopeptidase: MRIISSLQSKLSAHNLDGILIYAPHNRKYVTKFTGTAGAVLIGESSAFLFTDFRYIAQAEAQVKDCKVVNHGGRLVDSIVEKAAASGITRLGFEENHFTYKQYIELKTAFQDVELIPIGHFVEDLRKIKLPEEIECLQEAARIADVAFNHIQSFIKPGLKEQEIATELERVMKEQGATSAGTPIIVASGWRGALPHGVASEKTVEVNEMITMDFGAYYKDYHSDLTRTVSIGEPQEKLVEIYNIVLEALERTVAALAPGMPLKEADALCRKFIRAEGYGDFFGHGAGHGLGLEIHEEPFLSPKSSGVLEEGMVITVEPGIYLPEIGGVRIEDDLLLTKGGVKRLTTSERQLIRL, translated from the coding sequence ATGCGTATTATATCCTCGTTGCAATCCAAGCTTTCTGCACACAACCTTGATGGAATCTTGATCTACGCCCCACACAACCGGAAATATGTGACGAAATTCACAGGTACAGCAGGGGCTGTTCTGATTGGTGAGTCATCGGCATTTCTTTTTACCGATTTTCGTTACATTGCTCAAGCAGAGGCGCAAGTGAAGGATTGTAAAGTCGTCAACCATGGAGGGCGTCTTGTCGACAGTATTGTAGAAAAAGCAGCGGCATCTGGCATAACAAGGTTAGGGTTTGAAGAGAACCATTTTACGTATAAGCAATATATAGAGTTAAAAACGGCTTTTCAGGATGTTGAGTTGATCCCTATAGGTCACTTCGTCGAAGATCTGCGGAAAATCAAGCTGCCTGAGGAAATTGAATGCTTACAGGAAGCCGCACGGATTGCGGATGTCGCCTTTAATCACATCCAATCGTTTATCAAGCCTGGTCTCAAAGAGCAGGAGATTGCAACGGAATTGGAACGCGTAATGAAGGAGCAAGGCGCGACCAGTGCAGGAACCCCTATCATTGTCGCATCTGGTTGGCGTGGTGCATTGCCTCATGGCGTGGCAAGTGAGAAGACTGTGGAAGTGAATGAGATGATCACGATGGATTTCGGTGCCTACTATAAGGACTATCATTCAGACTTGACGAGAACTGTTTCAATTGGTGAGCCGCAAGAAAAGCTTGTTGAAATCTATAACATCGTTCTTGAGGCTTTGGAACGGACGGTAGCCGCTCTGGCTCCAGGGATGCCATTGAAGGAAGCAGATGCCTTGTGCAGGAAATTCATTCGTGCTGAAGGGTATGGAGATTTCTTTGGCCATGGAGCAGGGCATGGTCTTGGTCTTGAGATTCACGAAGAACCATTCTTATCTCCTAAAAGCAGCGGCGTTCTAGAGGAAGGAATGGTCATTACCGTTGAACCGGGCATTTATCTACCTGAGATTGGCGGTGTTCGCATCGAGGATGATCTTTTGCTGACAAAGGGCGGCGTCAAACGTTTGACGACCTCTGAGCGGCAGTTAATACGGCTATAG